From the Chloroflexia bacterium SDU3-3 genome, the window GTGTGGTCACGCACCTCATGGCCTTCCTGCGCGATGTGACCCAAGAGGTGCAGCAAAATAAAGAGATCGAGCGGGCGCGCAGCGAGATCCAGGCCCAGCAGTCGATCATCGAGTCGCTGGCCACGCCGGTCATCCAGGTGTGGGATGGCATCCTGGCGATGCCGCTGGTGGGCGCGATCAACAGCCAGCGTGCGATGTACATCACCGAGACGCTGCTCACCGCCATCTCGGAAAACCAGGCCGACTGCGCGATCATCGACATCACGGGCATTGCGGTGGTGGATACCCAGGTGGGCTTCTACATCCTGCAGGCGGCCCAGGCCGCCAAGCTACTAGGCTGCGATGTGGCGCTGGTGGGCATCGGTGCCGAGATCGCGCAGACGCTCATCCATCTGGGCATCGATATGCAGTCGATCACCACGCTGGCAAACCTGCAGGCAGGCATCGAGTGGGCTTTCATACGCCACGGCATGCGCGTGGTGTGCGATAACGCCTAGCGGACGACACGCAACCGACACAGCGACACCCCTAGGCGCAGTGCCGCCCAGGGGTGTTGCTATGTCGAGGCCAAGCGGCCTATGGGGCGGCGCTGCGGCTGGCCTGAGCGCCCAGCAGGATATAGCGCAGCCCCATGCTGAAGCTGGCCTGGGCATCGTCGGCCTCATCCCGGCCTGCGATCGCCGCCGCCAGCGCGGGGTGGTGCGGCCCCGCCGCCTGAAGCTGGGCGAGCGTGTCGGGCGCTGGCCCGGCCTGCTCCTCGATCACAAAGCCAAAGGTGTAGCTCACCACCGTTTGGCAGAGCCAGCGCGCCTCGTCGAACGAGAAGCCCTGGGCCTGCAGCGTATCGATGATGCATGCCAGCAGCTGGGCAAGCGTGACAGCGCGGTGCAGGTGCGCCCCAGCCACCACTCGCCCGCCCTCGCGGTAGGCCAGCATGGCCCGCCGCAGCCGATGCGCGATTGCGGCCAGCCAGCCAGCCCAGGCCAGCCCTGGCGCTGGCGGCTGCATGTCGGTGAACTCTTCGGCCAGGATGGTGTTGGCCATCTCATCAAGCAGATCGTGCTTGTTTTTAACATGCCAGTACAGCCCGCCCACATGCACATCGAGCCGCGCCGCGACCTTGCGCACCGTCACGCCATCAAGGCCATCGCTATTCAGCAGCTGCAGCGCAGCCGCCACAATCTGTGCGCGTTGTAGGGTCATAGTACTTGACAGTATAGCATCAATGGTCTATCTTGAACATTGTTCAATTGAGCACTGTTCAACTTCTAACCATCGCACAGCATTTGGAAAGAGGGGTCTGCATGGAAGATCTGAAGAAACTGCTGCACAGCGCCGCAATCACCGATCTGCTCAACCGCTACTTTGTAGCGCTGGATGAGCGCCAGTTCGAGCCAGCGTCTATGCGGCAGATCTTTGCCGAGGGCGCGCTGGTACAGCGGCCCAACCGCACTACCATGCGTGGGCCAGAGGCGATCGGCCAGAGCCACAGCCAGAGCTTCTGCCGCTTCCGCGCCACCCAGCATCTGCCGAGCGGCCATATGATCACGCTCACCAGCGACGCTACGGCCCAGTTTCGCGTAAATGTGGTGGCCATGCACCTCTGGGCGGCGGGCGCGGGCGACCCAAGCGCCAACCCAGACGATAACTATTTTCTGGCCGGTGCGGTGCTAGAGGGCGAGGCCGCGCTCGGGCAGGATGGCTGGCGGATCGTGCGGCAGAGCAGCCGCGCGGTCTGGCGGCAGGGCACTGGGTTCCAGCAGATGCTGGCCACGCAATAGGCAGGATGGGGAAAGAAAAACCAAGAACCCCGCCCAGCAACGCTGAACGGGGTTCTCTTTTTGGTGCCACAGCCCGGGCTCGAACCGGGGACCCTAGCATTTTCAGTGCTATGCTCTACCAACTGAGCTACCGTGGCAAAATGCTTACTGGTGGGCGATGACGGGCTCGAACCGCCGACACCCTCGGTGTAAGCGAGGTGCTCTACCAACTGAGCTAATCGCCCTTTTTGGTTTGGTGCCGAGGAAGGGACTTGAACCCTTACGAGATTGCTCTCACTACCCCCTCAAAGTAGCGCGTCTGCCAATTCCGCCACCTCGGCACAACGTTGCGTATTATACACAGGTCGCTAGGGTTTGTCAAATCGGGCGCAACAAGCGCATGCGCGCCAGCGTCGGATGCGCATGCGGAGGGATCTTGTAGTATAGTTCCCCGCACACAGCGCTATTCATTCCACGTGCGCGCCAGCGGGCAGCCGCGACCGCGCCTGAAAGGAACGACCTTGGCGATAAGACAAAAAGACGATATGCGCCGACTCGGCGCTATTCTGCTTCTGGGTGCGGCGGCGGGCTTTGGGGTGCGCTATGTGCTCTCGCGGCCAGTGCCGAGGGCGGCGGGGCAGTCGCCCCTGGTCGATTGGGAGCAGGCCCGCAGCGTGGCGCTGCGGCTCTCGCGCTGGGAGCAGGCCCCGATCGACAACCGCGCCGCCCGCCGCGACCAGTACGCCCGC encodes:
- a CDS encoding PAS domain-containing protein, coding for MSAQLIHSSIPAQIFKALFEQSPIASSLFDREGLFVAMNAANAHIFQLDPQQVLGQFNMITDPQLAAGGSAERHRRVMAGEIVVVPAHSFDARAVGGAEECWVEAIYAPLRDAEGVVTHLMAFLRDVTQEVQQNKEIERARSEIQAQQSIIESLATPVIQVWDGILAMPLVGAINSQRAMYITETLLTAISENQADCAIIDITGIAVVDTQVGFYILQAAQAAKLLGCDVALVGIGAEIAQTLIHLGIDMQSITTLANLQAGIEWAFIRHGMRVVCDNA
- a CDS encoding nuclear transport factor 2 family protein encodes the protein MEDLKKLLHSAAITDLLNRYFVALDERQFEPASMRQIFAEGALVQRPNRTTMRGPEAIGQSHSQSFCRFRATQHLPSGHMITLTSDATAQFRVNVVAMHLWAAGAGDPSANPDDNYFLAGAVLEGEAALGQDGWRIVRQSSRAVWRQGTGFQQMLATQ
- a CDS encoding TetR family transcriptional regulator; the encoded protein is MTLQRAQIVAAALQLLNSDGLDGVTVRKVAARLDVHVGGLYWHVKNKHDLLDEMANTILAEEFTDMQPPAPGLAWAGWLAAIAHRLRRAMLAYREGGRVVAGAHLHRAVTLAQLLACIIDTLQAQGFSFDEARWLCQTVVSYTFGFVIEEQAGPAPDTLAQLQAAGPHHPALAAAIAGRDEADDAQASFSMGLRYILLGAQASRSAAP